A single Rhodoligotrophos defluvii DNA region contains:
- a CDS encoding hexameric tyrosine-coordinated heme protein, translating to MADIWLPSLKTATPQEGFDLATKMARVGVKVTQPSAEIRDKLRAAYDQDTAQLIASSQVIAIHFQTVAAANNYWRD from the coding sequence ATGGCTGACATCTGGCTTCCCTCACTCAAGACAGCGACCCCGCAGGAGGGGTTCGACCTTGCCACCAAAATGGCGCGGGTCGGCGTCAAGGTCACCCAACCGTCCGCAGAAATTCGCGACAAGCTGCGCGCGGCCTACGATCAGGACACCGCGCAACTGATCGCCTCCTCACAGGTGATCGCCATCCATTTCCAGACGGTGGCGGCCGCCAACAATTACTGGCGCGACTGA
- a CDS encoding CidA/LrgA family protein produces MHSARSSRFVHRNTIVQIALILAFWVAGEATVRLSGLPLPGAMVGLAVLFLLLATRRLSASTMRRGAEWFLADMLLFFVPAVLAVLDHREFLGLTGLKILFVILLSTAAVMLVTAFTVDRCYRWSLHRAAVRPDLR; encoded by the coding sequence ATGCATAGTGCCAGATCATCAAGGTTCGTTCACCGCAACACGATTGTCCAGATCGCCCTGATCCTTGCCTTCTGGGTGGCGGGCGAGGCGACGGTGCGGCTGTCAGGCCTTCCGCTTCCCGGCGCAATGGTGGGGCTGGCGGTTCTTTTCCTGCTGCTCGCAACGCGGCGGCTGAGCGCATCTACCATGCGGCGCGGCGCGGAGTGGTTCCTTGCCGACATGCTGCTGTTCTTCGTGCCGGCGGTGCTGGCCGTGCTCGACCATCGGGAATTCCTCGGCCTTACGGGACTGAAGATCCTGTTCGTCATCCTGCTCAGCACCGCCGCCGTCATGCTGGTCACGGCCTTCACCGTCGACCGCTGCTATCGCTGGAGTCTTCACCGTGCCGCAGTTCGACCGGATCTTCGCTGA
- a CDS encoding LysR family transcriptional regulator, whose translation MEFRPLRAFVEVVRQGGFSQAAKTVFATQSTVSKAVKHLEEEIGFPLLDRIGHRSVLTAAGEVVYRRGVKLLADRDDLLAELDEIRGLRRGVLRLGLPPVGSSTLFAPLFALYRQRYPGIEVRLVEHGSDQLEDTLRAGEIDFAGALLPMSEEFDRQPVKQEPLVALLPSGHALATRDAVRLAELKDTPFIIFESGFSLHRIILDASRWAGFEPDVVARSSQMDFMVELVAAGLGVAFLPRMIGEQRARPTVRQVLLDEPGTEWSMVMAWRRHAYLSQAARAWLDLVREVHGADTHPKPDG comes from the coding sequence ATGGAATTTCGACCACTCCGCGCTTTCGTCGAAGTCGTCCGTCAAGGCGGCTTCTCCCAGGCCGCCAAGACCGTCTTCGCCACGCAGTCCACGGTCAGCAAGGCGGTGAAGCACCTCGAAGAAGAGATTGGCTTTCCTCTGCTCGACCGGATCGGCCATCGCAGCGTGCTTACCGCGGCGGGCGAGGTCGTCTATCGGCGCGGCGTGAAGCTGCTGGCCGACCGCGACGACCTTCTGGCCGAGCTCGACGAGATTCGTGGCCTCAGGCGCGGTGTTCTCCGGCTCGGCCTGCCGCCGGTCGGCAGCAGCACGCTGTTCGCGCCGCTCTTCGCCCTCTACCGGCAGCGCTATCCGGGCATCGAGGTACGGCTGGTGGAGCATGGCAGCGACCAGTTGGAGGACACGCTGCGGGCCGGCGAGATCGACTTCGCGGGCGCCCTGCTGCCGATGTCCGAGGAGTTTGACCGGCAACCCGTCAAGCAGGAACCGCTGGTGGCGCTGCTGCCTTCCGGCCACGCGCTGGCAACACGCGATGCGGTTCGCCTTGCCGAGTTGAAGGATACCCCCTTCATCATTTTCGAGAGCGGCTTCAGCCTTCATCGCATCATCCTCGACGCAAGCCGGTGGGCGGGGTTCGAGCCCGATGTCGTGGCGCGGAGCAGCCAGATGGATTTCATGGTCGAACTGGTCGCAGCAGGCCTTGGCGTCGCCTTCCTGCCACGGATGATCGGGGAGCAACGCGCAAGGCCCACGGTCCGTCAGGTCCTTCTCGATGAACCCGGCACAGAATGGAGCATGGTCATGGCATGGAGGCGGCACGCCTATTTGTCGCAAGCGGCCAGGGCATGGCTGGACCTCGTGCGCGAGGTCCACGGCGCCGACACGCATCCCAAGCCGGACGGGTAA
- a CDS encoding heavy metal translocating P-type ATPase — MIAAGLLARYGFGMVEAWTALMVAAAFLAGSDIAIRAWRSLRVKHFSIELLVTVAAVGALIIGEVWESAAVTFLFMFGGWLEARTMGQTRGALKALLDAAPATATVLRDGDPVEVPAHMVQLGETVLVRAGQRIPVDGEVTEGTAAVSEAAITGEPMPAEKAPGSHVHAGTIAENGLLRIRATNVGADTTLARIIQRVEEAQEEKAPSQRMIERFAQWYTPSIIGLAVAAFAVTQDIRLALTLLVVGCPGALVISTPVSIVAGIGRAARSGILIKGGQHLESAGRIDTLALDKTGTLTEGKPQLASIVALGGIAEAELLHLAATAETGSTHPLGRPIVEAGRKQGPLSTLESLEEHAGMGLSARIDGRIIAAGNRRLMDTLGIALGQEGEAALDRLLSNGQTPILVARDGQLIGMLGMSDMAREGAAEAITRLRNIGIGRVVMLTGDQHGAAEAIAREVGIDEVHAGLMPEDKLELIRKMKADGAHVAMVGDGINDAPALAAADTSIAMGAAGSDVAIETADIALLKDDLGKIPEAMAISRATLGNMRQNLVIALVTVAGLLAGVFSGNVHMAGGMLVHQLSVLIVIANGMRLLRMPKTTAPGGRASKVATARPATVAARG, encoded by the coding sequence TTGATCGCGGCCGGTCTTCTGGCGCGCTACGGCTTCGGCATGGTCGAGGCATGGACCGCGCTGATGGTCGCGGCCGCATTTCTTGCCGGCTCCGACATCGCGATCCGTGCCTGGCGCTCGCTGCGTGTAAAGCATTTCAGCATCGAATTGCTCGTCACCGTCGCGGCGGTCGGCGCGCTCATTATTGGCGAAGTCTGGGAGTCGGCGGCCGTCACCTTCCTGTTCATGTTCGGCGGCTGGCTGGAGGCGCGCACCATGGGGCAGACCCGTGGCGCGCTGAAGGCATTGCTTGATGCCGCGCCCGCCACCGCGACCGTGCTGCGCGACGGCGATCCCGTCGAGGTGCCGGCGCATATGGTCCAGCTTGGCGAGACCGTGCTGGTCAGGGCCGGTCAACGCATCCCGGTGGATGGTGAAGTAACCGAAGGCACCGCCGCCGTCAGCGAGGCGGCGATTACCGGTGAGCCGATGCCGGCCGAGAAAGCGCCTGGCAGCCACGTCCATGCAGGAACGATCGCCGAGAACGGGTTGCTGCGCATCCGCGCCACTAATGTCGGCGCCGACACCACCCTTGCCCGCATTATTCAGCGCGTCGAGGAAGCGCAGGAGGAAAAGGCCCCGAGCCAGCGCATGATCGAGCGCTTTGCGCAATGGTATACGCCGTCGATCATCGGGCTCGCGGTCGCCGCCTTCGCGGTGACGCAGGACATCCGCCTGGCGCTGACGCTGCTGGTCGTCGGTTGCCCCGGCGCGCTGGTCATCTCGACGCCGGTCTCCATCGTCGCCGGCATCGGCCGGGCGGCGCGCAGCGGCATCCTGATCAAGGGCGGCCAGCATCTGGAAAGTGCGGGCCGCATCGATACGCTGGCGCTCGACAAGACCGGCACGCTGACGGAAGGCAAGCCGCAGCTCGCCTCTATCGTCGCGCTCGGCGGCATTGCCGAGGCCGAGTTGCTGCATCTGGCTGCGACCGCCGAGACCGGATCGACCCATCCGCTCGGCCGTCCGATCGTCGAGGCCGGCCGCAAGCAGGGGCCGCTTTCCACGCTCGAATCGCTGGAGGAACATGCCGGCATGGGCCTGAGCGCCCGCATCGACGGCCGCATCATCGCCGCCGGCAACCGGCGCCTCATGGACACGCTCGGCATTGCGCTGGGCCAGGAGGGCGAAGCCGCTCTGGACCGTCTGCTGTCCAATGGCCAGACGCCGATCCTGGTGGCGCGTGACGGGCAGTTGATCGGGATGCTGGGCATGTCCGACATGGCCCGTGAAGGCGCGGCGGAAGCCATCACCCGGCTGCGTAACATCGGCATAGGCCGTGTGGTCATGCTGACCGGCGACCAGCATGGCGCAGCCGAAGCCATCGCCCGCGAGGTCGGTATCGACGAGGTCCATGCCGGGCTGATGCCCGAGGACAAGCTGGAACTGATCCGGAAGATGAAGGCGGATGGCGCGCATGTCGCCATGGTCGGCGACGGCATCAACGATGCCCCCGCTCTTGCCGCCGCCGACACCTCGATCGCCATGGGCGCCGCCGGCAGCGACGTCGCCATCGAGACCGCCGACATCGCGCTCCTGAAAGACGATCTCGGCAAGATCCCCGAGGCGATGGCGATCTCGCGCGCAACGCTGGGCAATATGCGCCAGAACCTCGTCATCGCACTGGTGACGGTGGCCGGACTGCTGGCGGGCGTGTTCTCCGGCAATGTCCATATGGCCGGCGGCATGCTGGTCCACCAACTTTCGGTGCTGATCGTCATCGCCAACGGCATGCGCCTTCTGCGCATGCCGAAGACGACCGCACCCGGCGGGAGGGCCTCAAAGGTCGCCACCGCCCGGCCCGCAACTGTGGCCGCGCGAGGCTGA
- a CDS encoding heavy metal translocating P-type ATPase: MNGHDEHRHHSNDHDHSGHAHLVTDPVCGMEVDPQTAEHRLTHGGHTHYFCSASCNAKFEADPARYLAGEASPIPEAPEGAIWTCPMHPEIRQDGPGSCPICGMALEPLVVTADSGPSPELADMTRRFWIGLVLAAPVFVLEMGGHLFPALHHLVPMRISIWIQLVLATPVVLWCGWPFFERAWASLINRSLNMFTLIAMGTGVAWAYSIVAALAPGIFPAAFRAEDGTVAVYFEAAAVITVLVLLGQVLELRAREQTSGAIRALLDLAPKTARRIGDDGTEEDVPVEHVILGDRLRVRPGETVPVDGVVEDGRSSLDETMVTGESMPVTRTVGDQVIGGTLNQTGALVIRAEKVGRDTMLSRIVQMVADAQRSRAPIQRMADHVSGWFVPLVIVIAILAFIVWGIWGPEPRFAYGLVVAVSVLIIACPCALGLATPMSIMVGVGKGASAGVLIKNAEALEHMEKVDTLVVDKTGTLTEGKPSVTAVVAAAGFDETEILRLAAGVEKASEHPLALAIVEAAEKKGIAIPPVVDFDSPLGKGALGSVEGKAIVVGNAVFLKEHDVDVAELSGQADALRHDGATAIYIGIDGRAGGIFAIADPVKATTQEALNALHGEGIRIVMLTGDNKTTAEAVARQLGIDEVEADVLPDAKSAVISRLKAEGRVVAMAGDGVNDAPALAAADVGIAMGSGTDVAIESAGVTLLKGDLMGIVKARRLSEATMANIRQNLFFAFIYNAAGIPVAAGVLYPSFGLLLSPIIAAAAMSLSSVSVIANALRLRGLKL, from the coding sequence ATGAACGGACACGATGAGCATCGGCACCATTCGAATGATCATGACCATTCGGGTCATGCGCATCTTGTGACGGACCCGGTCTGCGGGATGGAGGTCGACCCGCAAACCGCAGAACATCGCCTGACCCATGGGGGCCACACTCACTATTTCTGCTCGGCGTCCTGCAATGCGAAATTCGAGGCGGACCCGGCGCGATATCTTGCAGGGGAAGCGTCGCCCATACCGGAAGCGCCCGAGGGCGCGATCTGGACCTGCCCGATGCATCCCGAGATCCGGCAGGACGGGCCGGGAAGCTGCCCGATCTGCGGCATGGCGCTGGAGCCGCTGGTGGTGACGGCCGACAGCGGCCCCAGCCCCGAACTCGCCGACATGACACGGCGTTTCTGGATCGGGCTGGTTCTCGCCGCTCCGGTCTTCGTGCTCGAAATGGGCGGTCATCTTTTCCCGGCCCTGCACCATCTGGTGCCAATGCGGATATCGATCTGGATTCAGCTCGTTCTGGCGACGCCGGTGGTTTTGTGGTGCGGATGGCCGTTTTTCGAGCGCGCCTGGGCCTCGCTGATCAATCGCAGCCTCAACATGTTCACTTTGATCGCCATGGGCACCGGCGTCGCCTGGGCCTACAGCATCGTCGCCGCCCTTGCGCCGGGAATTTTCCCCGCCGCTTTCCGCGCGGAAGATGGCACGGTCGCGGTCTATTTCGAGGCGGCGGCGGTCATCACCGTTCTGGTGCTGCTTGGCCAAGTGCTGGAACTGCGCGCCCGCGAACAGACCTCGGGCGCGATCAGGGCGCTGCTTGATCTGGCGCCGAAGACGGCGCGGCGCATCGGCGATGACGGCACAGAGGAAGACGTGCCGGTCGAGCACGTTATTCTCGGCGACAGGCTGCGCGTGCGGCCCGGCGAGACCGTGCCGGTCGATGGCGTGGTGGAGGACGGACGCTCATCGCTCGACGAGACGATGGTTACCGGCGAATCCATGCCTGTCACCCGCACTGTGGGCGATCAGGTCATCGGCGGTACGCTGAACCAGACCGGGGCGCTGGTGATCCGTGCGGAAAAGGTCGGCCGCGATACGATGCTGTCGCGGATCGTCCAGATGGTCGCCGATGCGCAGCGTTCGCGTGCGCCGATCCAGCGCATGGCCGACCACGTCTCGGGCTGGTTCGTACCGCTGGTCATCGTCATCGCAATTCTCGCCTTCATTGTCTGGGGCATCTGGGGGCCGGAGCCGCGCTTTGCCTATGGGCTGGTCGTGGCCGTTTCGGTGCTGATCATCGCGTGTCCCTGCGCACTTGGGCTGGCGACGCCAATGTCGATCATGGTTGGCGTCGGCAAGGGCGCTAGTGCCGGCGTCCTGATCAAGAACGCCGAGGCGCTCGAGCATATGGAAAAGGTCGACACGCTGGTGGTCGACAAGACCGGCACGCTCACCGAGGGCAAGCCGTCGGTGACGGCGGTCGTTGCGGCGGCCGGCTTCGACGAAACGGAAATCCTGCGGCTTGCCGCCGGTGTCGAGAAGGCGTCGGAACATCCGCTGGCATTGGCGATCGTGGAGGCGGCGGAGAAGAAGGGCATCGCCATCCCGCCCGTAGTGGATTTCGACTCTCCGCTTGGCAAGGGCGCGCTCGGCAGCGTCGAAGGCAAGGCGATCGTGGTCGGCAATGCGGTGTTCCTCAAGGAACACGACGTCGACGTCGCGGAATTGTCCGGCCAGGCAGATGCGTTGCGTCATGATGGCGCCACCGCGATCTATATCGGGATCGATGGCAGGGCCGGCGGCATCTTCGCCATCGCCGATCCGGTCAAGGCGACGACGCAGGAGGCGCTGAACGCGCTGCATGGCGAGGGCATCCGCATCGTCATGCTGACCGGCGACAATAAAACCACGGCCGAAGCCGTCGCGCGGCAACTCGGCATCGATGAGGTTGAAGCGGACGTGCTGCCGGACGCAAAGAGCGCGGTCATAAGCCGGCTCAAGGCAGAAGGCCGGGTGGTGGCGATGGCGGGCGACGGCGTCAACGACGCGCCCGCGCTTGCCGCCGCCGATGTCGGGATCGCCATGGGCTCGGGCACCGATGTCGCCATCGAAAGCGCCGGCGTCACCCTGCTCAAGGGCGATCTGATGGGGATCGTCAAGGCGCGGCGGTTATCCGAGGCGACGATGGCGAACATCCGCCAGAACCTGTTCTTCGCCTTCATCTACAATGCCGCCGGCATCCCGGTTGCCGCAGGCGTGCTCTACCCTTCTTTCGGCCTGCTCCTGTCACCGATCATCGCAGCAGCCGCCATGTCGCTGTCGTCGGTCAGCGTCATCGCCAACGCGCTGCGGTTGCGGGGTCTGAAACTGTGA
- a CDS encoding DUF924 family protein has product MNARTAPWNDVFDFWFPEGRSSQIKAETHRDHWSWRLHGGADDMIVERFADLTRSAASGDLDDWTSDPEGRLALIIVLDQFSRSLWRNTQRAFAQDPAALSLAMEGFSNGHYASLDMPWFRIVYSQPLGHCEGPDHLARIDLLIRLREEIAAEASASLQPIYQSLVDQAGDVRKVIAAFDRHPHRNNVLGRESTPAEEAYIAGRDFPHERAFQA; this is encoded by the coding sequence ATGAATGCCAGGACCGCCCCATGGAACGACGTTTTCGACTTCTGGTTTCCCGAAGGCCGCTCCTCACAGATAAAGGCTGAAACTCACCGCGATCACTGGTCGTGGCGGCTGCACGGCGGAGCGGATGACATGATCGTCGAGCGCTTCGCCGACCTCACGAGAAGCGCAGCTTCAGGCGATCTCGACGACTGGACCAGCGACCCCGAAGGCAGGCTGGCGCTAATCATCGTGCTCGACCAGTTCTCGCGCTCGCTCTGGCGCAACACACAGCGCGCATTCGCGCAGGACCCTGCCGCGCTGTCGCTGGCGATGGAGGGGTTTTCGAACGGCCACTACGCATCGCTGGACATGCCCTGGTTCAGAATCGTCTACAGTCAGCCCCTTGGCCATTGCGAAGGCCCGGATCACCTCGCGCGCATCGACCTGCTCATCAGGCTTCGCGAAGAGATAGCGGCGGAAGCGTCCGCTTCCCTTCAACCGATATACCAGTCGCTGGTGGATCAGGCTGGCGACGTACGCAAGGTCATCGCCGCTTTCGACCGTCATCCGCACCGCAATAACGTCCTCGGCCGAGAATCGACGCCGGCGGAAGAAGCTTACATCGCCGGAAGGGATTTCCCGCACGAAAGGGCGTTTCAGGCGTGA
- a CDS encoding mercuric reductase, whose protein sequence is MTEAERYDAVVIGSGEGGKYLAWDMAQAGQKVAVMERRWIGGSCPNINCLPSKNEIWSAGVAHTVAHAGEYGVVAGPVSVDMKTVVARKRAMVESLVAFHLERYEATGAELVMGNARLVAPGTIQVALNDGGMRRLATEKLFLNLGTHATIPPVPGLAETRPLTHIEALELDRLPAHLIVLGGGYVGLELAQAYRRFGSRVTVVDRGPRLLKREDEDVSDEVRLILEAEGVEVLLSAEVANVEGRSAGSVRVTVRTPDGSRMIEGTDILVAAGRTPNTRGIGLEEAGVALTDPGTIKVNDRLETTAKDVWAIGECAGSPQFTHASLDDFRIIRDNLDGGDRTTTGRLMPYCMFIDPPLARIGMSEAQARANGMDLRVVKLPMKAVLRTRTTSQTAGFMKALVDPQDRIAGFTMIGSEAGEVMAVVQAAMLGGLSYSVLRDAVLAHPTMAEGLNALFGNVAKR, encoded by the coding sequence ATGACGGAAGCGGAGCGCTACGACGCTGTCGTGATCGGCAGTGGCGAGGGCGGCAAATACCTCGCCTGGGATATGGCGCAAGCCGGCCAGAAGGTAGCCGTCATGGAGCGGCGCTGGATCGGCGGTTCGTGTCCCAACATCAACTGCCTGCCCAGCAAGAACGAGATCTGGAGCGCGGGTGTCGCTCATACCGTTGCCCATGCCGGGGAGTATGGCGTTGTCGCCGGCCCCGTCTCGGTCGACATGAAGACGGTTGTGGCGCGCAAGCGCGCCATGGTCGAGAGCCTCGTGGCGTTTCATCTCGAGCGCTACGAGGCGACCGGCGCGGAACTCGTCATGGGCAATGCACGCCTCGTCGCGCCTGGGACGATTCAAGTTGCCTTGAACGACGGCGGGATGCGGCGGCTCGCCACTGAAAAGCTGTTCCTCAATCTTGGGACGCATGCAACCATTCCGCCTGTTCCCGGCCTCGCCGAGACCAGGCCGCTCACTCATATCGAGGCGCTCGAACTGGACCGGTTGCCGGCACATCTGATTGTTCTCGGCGGAGGCTATGTCGGCCTTGAACTTGCCCAGGCGTATCGACGTTTCGGCAGTCGCGTCACAGTTGTGGACCGTGGCCCGCGGCTGCTGAAGCGCGAGGATGAGGATGTTTCCGACGAGGTCCGACTGATCCTGGAGGCGGAGGGCGTCGAGGTGCTTTTGTCGGCTGAAGTTGCGAACGTGGAGGGCCGATCAGCCGGAAGCGTGCGCGTCACCGTTCGGACGCCGGATGGTTCGAGAATGATCGAAGGCACAGACATTCTGGTTGCAGCCGGCCGCACGCCCAACACGCGAGGCATCGGCCTTGAAGAGGCAGGGGTTGCGCTGACGGATCCCGGCACCATCAAGGTGAACGATCGCCTGGAGACGACCGCAAAGGACGTTTGGGCCATCGGCGAATGCGCGGGAAGTCCGCAATTCACCCACGCTTCGCTCGATGATTTCCGAATAATCCGGGACAATCTCGACGGTGGAGACAGAACGACCACCGGGCGGCTGATGCCCTATTGCATGTTCATCGACCCGCCGCTGGCCCGCATCGGCATGAGCGAGGCGCAAGCGCGGGCCAATGGAATGGATTTGCGCGTCGTCAAACTGCCGATGAAGGCGGTGCTGCGGACACGGACGACATCGCAGACCGCGGGCTTCATGAAGGCGCTGGTCGATCCGCAGGATCGGATCGCAGGCTTTACCATGATCGGCTCGGAGGCCGGGGAAGTGATGGCCGTGGTGCAGGCGGCCATGCTTGGCGGTCTGTCCTACAGTGTCCTGCGCGATGCGGTTCTTGCGCACCCGACAATGGCCGAGGGGCTGAACGCGCTATTTGGCAACGTAGCGAAACGATGA
- the ybaK gene encoding Cys-tRNA(Pro) deacylase, producing the protein MKSSERYPATPATRALAKAGIAFTTYIYDYDYDGADGRLGMHAAAAIGLPADRVFKTLLAEVDGTGMCAIVPVDRVLSMKRLAAAVGGKSAIMMQPDKAEKMTGYHVGGISPFGHRRPVRAALDESALEQPLIVVNGGKRGFLIGLSPQDALEVLDAVVAPLCAET; encoded by the coding sequence ATGAAGAGTTCAGAACGTTATCCCGCAACCCCGGCGACCCGGGCGCTTGCAAAGGCAGGCATCGCCTTCACAACCTATATCTACGACTACGACTATGACGGGGCGGACGGCAGGCTCGGCATGCATGCGGCCGCGGCGATCGGCTTGCCTGCGGACCGGGTCTTCAAGACGCTGCTTGCCGAGGTGGATGGGACAGGGATGTGCGCGATCGTTCCCGTGGACCGCGTTCTGTCGATGAAGCGCCTCGCAGCAGCGGTCGGAGGGAAGTCGGCGATAATGATGCAACCGGACAAGGCCGAGAAGATGACGGGCTATCATGTCGGCGGGATCAGCCCTTTCGGGCATAGACGCCCTGTTCGGGCGGCGCTCGATGAATCCGCGTTGGAGCAGCCGCTCATCGTGGTCAATGGAGGCAAGCGCGGCTTCCTGATCGGGCTTTCTCCGCAGGATGCGCTGGAAGTGCTCGACGCGGTTGTCGCTCCGCTCTGCGCCGAGACGTAA
- a CDS encoding heavy-metal-associated domain-containing protein, whose translation MTQKTILRSDELSCPSCVPKIEKALNALPGVAKAEVRFNTGKIEVEHDPAQSSVEALVEAVRGTGYEARPAAF comes from the coding sequence ATGACCCAGAAAACCATCCTTCGCAGCGATGAGCTTTCCTGCCCCTCCTGCGTACCCAAGATCGAGAAGGCGCTCAACGCCCTTCCCGGTGTGGCAAAGGCCGAGGTGCGCTTCAACACCGGCAAGATCGAGGTCGAGCACGACCCCGCGCAATCGAGCGTTGAAGCGCTGGTCGAGGCAGTGCGTGGAACCGGCTACGAGGCGCGGCCTGCCGCCTTTTGA
- a CDS encoding LrgB family protein, with product MFAEPAAQALIWSAITIGFYLLAKRVYRRWPRWWLMPLAVTPVLVAAAVLSLHATYHDYISGTRWLVLLLGPATVAFAVPIYEQRALIRKHWPVLLAGMLAGSAAAIVSSWALARLVGLDQTLLLSLLPRSISTPFAMEVSGEIGGVPDLTAVFVVVTGIAGAVIGDLILARIPVASALARGALFGVGAHGAGTARAHQLGETEGAVAGLVMVLVGLLNVLAAPLVARLLG from the coding sequence ATCTTCGCTGAGCCGGCTGCCCAGGCCCTTATCTGGTCGGCGATCACCATCGGCTTCTACCTGCTGGCGAAACGCGTCTACCGCAGATGGCCACGCTGGTGGCTGATGCCGCTGGCCGTGACGCCGGTTCTCGTCGCCGCTGCGGTGCTCTCACTGCATGCGACCTATCACGACTACATCAGCGGAACGCGGTGGCTGGTGTTGCTTCTCGGCCCCGCCACCGTCGCCTTTGCGGTCCCGATCTATGAGCAGCGCGCCCTCATTCGCAAGCACTGGCCCGTGCTTCTCGCCGGTATGCTTGCGGGCAGCGCTGCCGCCATCGTTTCGAGCTGGGCGCTGGCCAGGCTGGTCGGATTAGACCAGACGCTGCTGCTCAGCCTGCTGCCGCGATCGATCAGCACGCCGTTCGCCATGGAGGTCTCGGGAGAGATCGGCGGCGTTCCGGATCTCACGGCGGTGTTCGTGGTCGTCACCGGCATCGCCGGCGCGGTTATAGGAGATTTGATCCTCGCGAGAATCCCGGTCGCGTCCGCGCTTGCCCGAGGGGCGTTGTTCGGCGTAGGCGCACATGGCGCCGGAACGGCGCGGGCGCACCAACTCGGCGAGACCGAAGGCGCGGTCGCCGGGCTGGTCATGGTGCTCGTTGGCCTCCTGAACGTACTCGCCGCGCCGCTCGTCGCGCGCCTGCTGGGATAG
- a CDS encoding DEAD/DEAH box helicase produces MFDPTTAALIRAAPPLEGLDLDNLPKRLTEAFADIVSARIRLRGATADVEDAALAATVAELRRIAAAHETYAALLPDRENRASAAFVAASAHQAISLALRNVDANSHVDMAAISSDICATLLFLLAEAHADAAEASKRIIPAPDAGPIERALLLAIRGLAQGRLGGIVSAGEPEIDDESDDLHLRALDALRLLLLRGVTNLARQLRLRVDLAPDAGGMVPASTLFAQVRALASEPVEGAGMSGETLLSLYPGPLHLANLLLGLEGDLLATALARIPTPGGVDENGWWQTLRRMARQRPYLWRNHRQAIAMGYLEQGISSAISFPTGGGKSTLAELKIATALLRGERVIFLAPTHALVGQTQRALKGTFQDYSILADVDEDVGIAEVVELGQVTEVVPPGETAWRLG; encoded by the coding sequence ATGTTTGATCCGACAACTGCGGCGCTAATACGCGCGGCGCCTCCACTCGAGGGGCTCGACCTCGACAATTTGCCTAAGCGGTTGACCGAGGCATTTGCTGATATCGTTTCGGCGCGCATCCGCCTGCGCGGCGCGACCGCCGACGTGGAAGATGCGGCACTAGCGGCGACCGTCGCCGAGTTGCGCCGCATCGCCGCGGCGCATGAGACCTATGCCGCCTTACTGCCCGATCGTGAGAATCGCGCCTCGGCCGCTTTCGTCGCCGCATCGGCCCACCAAGCGATCTCGCTGGCGTTGCGCAACGTCGACGCCAACAGCCATGTCGATATGGCTGCGATCAGCTCGGACATCTGCGCCACCTTGCTGTTCTTGTTGGCAGAAGCTCATGCTGATGCTGCCGAGGCTTCCAAGCGCATCATTCCCGCACCCGACGCCGGTCCGATCGAGCGCGCGCTGCTGCTCGCGATCCGAGGCCTCGCCCAAGGTCGGCTGGGTGGAATCGTCAGCGCCGGCGAGCCAGAGATAGATGACGAAAGCGACGATCTTCACTTGCGCGCGCTCGATGCGCTGCGGCTGTTGCTGTTGCGCGGCGTCACCAATCTCGCCCGCCAGCTGCGCCTACGTGTAGATCTTGCGCCCGACGCCGGTGGCATGGTGCCGGCGAGCACGCTATTTGCGCAGGTGAGGGCGCTGGCGAGTGAACCGGTCGAGGGTGCCGGTATGAGCGGAGAGACATTACTCAGCCTCTATCCCGGCCCACTGCACCTCGCGAATTTACTACTTGGCCTGGAAGGCGATCTGCTTGCGACCGCCCTCGCTCGTATCCCTACCCCTGGGGGCGTCGACGAAAATGGATGGTGGCAAACGCTGCGCCGTATGGCGCGCCAGCGGCCTTATCTGTGGCGCAATCATCGCCAAGCGATCGCGATGGGTTATCTAGAACAAGGCATCTCCTCGGCGATCAGCTTTCCGACCGGCGGGGGCAAGTCGACGCTCGCTGAACTCAAGATCGCGACCGCGCTGCTGCGCGGAGAGCGCGTCATCTTCCTCGCGCCGACCCATGCGCTTGTCGGTCAAACCCAGCGCGCGCTCAAGGGCACTTTCCAAGACTACAGCATTCTCGCTGATGTCGATGAGGATGTCGGCATCGCCGAAGTGGTGGAGCTCGGCCAAGTCACAGAGGTGGTCCCGCCTGGTGAGACAGCTTGGCGGCTTGGCTAA